In a genomic window of Ciona intestinalis unplaced genomic scaffold, KH HT000100.2, whole genome shotgun sequence:
- the LOC104266586 gene encoding uncharacterized protein LOC104266586 — translation MFLVEPFQNCITDVIAKFRNYLKIRNNKFDDQLLRKIWTQGKLTHPKQTDSSSCGIFVLKIAEALLSNKKKIRKRIHFDNKKINKFKIQYCCKNFTKLRLDVTYVSDGITGSALMFRKNLSNMSK, via the exons atgtttttagtGGAACCCTTTCAAAACTGCATCACTGATGTAATCGCAAAATTCAG AAATTACCTCAAAATTCGCAACAACAAATTTGACGATCAGCTTTTAAGGAAAATATGGACACAGGGCAAATTAACCCATCCAAAACAAACAGACTCTTCTAGCTGTGGGATATTTGTGTTgaag ATTGCCGAAGCTTTGTTAAGCAATAAGAAGAAAATAAGAAAGAGGATACATTTcgacaacaaaaaaattaataaatttaagatACAGTATTGctgtaaaaattttacaaaactcaG attGGATGTGACATATGTTTCCGATGGTATCACCGGAAGTGCATTAATGTTCCGAAAAAATCTTTCGAACATGTCAAAATAG